In Oncorhynchus nerka isolate Pitt River unplaced genomic scaffold, Oner_Uvic_2.0 unplaced_scaffold_1416, whole genome shotgun sequence, a single genomic region encodes these proteins:
- the LOC115124916 gene encoding lysophosphatidic acid receptor 2-like isoform X1, with product MDKLTDDVPGCYYNRTVQFFYEHSGKNISAHWRPRDYVVVSLGMGVSVIVILANILVMVAIFINRRFHFPIYYLLGNLAAADLFSGIAYLHLMFHTGPWTIKLSKNQWFVRQTLIDSSLTASVLNLLAIALERHQTIFTMQLHSKMTNRRVVLLIALIWGLAIFMGLVPTMGWHCVCDLENCSTMAPMYKRSYLVFWAVLNLFTFSLMVAAYTRIFVYVRHKSQRMSQHTSQIRHKETVFNLMKTVSMILGCFVICWTPGLVLLMLDGLGCESCQVLRYEKYCLVLAECNSLVNPIIYSFRDTDMLQTFKRILCCLCRRGDAGRKDTLSGMRCNTLEQEPYENGDAELVEKTRGAPLILKGTKDMMTSTES from the exons ATGGACAAGTTGACAGACGATGTCCCCGGGTGCTACTACAACCGTACAGTGCAGTTCTTCTACGAACATAGTGGCAAGAACATCAGTGCCCACTGGCGTCCTCGGGACTACGTGGTGGTGAGCCTGGGCATGGGTGTGTCTGTCATCGTCATCCTGGCCAACATCCTGGTCATGGTGGCCATCTTCATCAACCGACGTTTCCACTTCCCTATCTACTATCTGCTAG GCAACCTGGCGGCAGCAGACCTGTTCTCAGGTATCGCCTACCTGCACCTGATGTTCCACACTGGGCCCTGGACCATCAAGCTGTCCAAGAACCAGTGGTTTGTACGCCAG ACCCTGATCGACTCCAGTCTGACAGCATCGGTGTTGAACCTCCTGGCCATCGCCTTGGAGCGCCACCAGACCATCTTCAccatgcag CTCCACAGTAAGATGACCAACCGCCGCGTGGTGCTGCTCATCGCCCTTATCTGGGGCCTAGCCATCTTCATGGGCCTGGTTCCCACCATGggctggcactgtgtgtgtgacctggAAAACTGTTCCACCATGGCCCCCATGTACAAACGCTCCTACCTGGTGTTCTGGGCTGTGCTCAACCTGTTCACCTTCTCTCTCATGGTGGCTGCCTACACCAGGATCTTTGTGTATGTCAGACACAAGAGCCAGAGGATGTCTCAGCACACCAGCCAGATACGACACAAGGAGACTGTGTTCAACCTGATGAAGACGGTTTCTATGATCCTGG gttGTTTTGTGATCTGCTGGACCCCGGGCCTGGTGTTGTTGATGTTGGATGGTCTGGGCTGTGAATCTTGCCAGGTGCTGCGTTATGAGAAGTACTGTCTGGTCCTGGCTGAGTGTAACTCCCTGGTCAACCCCATCATCTACAGCTTCAGAGACACGGACATGTTACAGACCTTCAAGCGGATCCTCTGCTGCCTGTGTCGCCGTGGCGACGCCGGCCGCAAAGACACGCTGTCCGGCATGCGCTGCAACACCCTGGAGCAAGAG CCATATGAGAATGGTGATGCGGAGCTGGTGGAGAAGACCAGGGGAGCTCCTCTCATCCTGAAGGGAACAAAGGACATGATGACGTCCACAGAGAGCTGA
- the LOC115124916 gene encoding lysophosphatidic acid receptor 2-like isoform X2 gives MDKLTDDVPGCYYNRTVQFFYEHSGKNISAHWRPRDYVVVSLGMGVSVIVILANILVMVAIFINRRFHFPIYYLLGNLAAADLFSGIAYLHLMFHTGPWTIKLSKNQWFVRQTLIDSSLTASVLNLLAIALERHQTIFTMQLHSKMTNRRVVLLIALIWGLAIFMGLVPTMGWHCVCDLENCSTMAPMYKRSYLVFWAVLNLFTFSLMVAAYTRIFVYVRHKSQRMSQHTSQIRHKETVFNLMKTVSMILGCFVICWTPGLVLLMLDGLGCESCQVLRYEKYCLVLAECNSLVNPIIYSFRDTDMLQTFKRILCCLCRRGDAGRKDTLSGMRCNTLEQERERDVLHRQDLNESG, from the exons ATGGACAAGTTGACAGACGATGTCCCCGGGTGCTACTACAACCGTACAGTGCAGTTCTTCTACGAACATAGTGGCAAGAACATCAGTGCCCACTGGCGTCCTCGGGACTACGTGGTGGTGAGCCTGGGCATGGGTGTGTCTGTCATCGTCATCCTGGCCAACATCCTGGTCATGGTGGCCATCTTCATCAACCGACGTTTCCACTTCCCTATCTACTATCTGCTAG GCAACCTGGCGGCAGCAGACCTGTTCTCAGGTATCGCCTACCTGCACCTGATGTTCCACACTGGGCCCTGGACCATCAAGCTGTCCAAGAACCAGTGGTTTGTACGCCAG ACCCTGATCGACTCCAGTCTGACAGCATCGGTGTTGAACCTCCTGGCCATCGCCTTGGAGCGCCACCAGACCATCTTCAccatgcag CTCCACAGTAAGATGACCAACCGCCGCGTGGTGCTGCTCATCGCCCTTATCTGGGGCCTAGCCATCTTCATGGGCCTGGTTCCCACCATGggctggcactgtgtgtgtgacctggAAAACTGTTCCACCATGGCCCCCATGTACAAACGCTCCTACCTGGTGTTCTGGGCTGTGCTCAACCTGTTCACCTTCTCTCTCATGGTGGCTGCCTACACCAGGATCTTTGTGTATGTCAGACACAAGAGCCAGAGGATGTCTCAGCACACCAGCCAGATACGACACAAGGAGACTGTGTTCAACCTGATGAAGACGGTTTCTATGATCCTGG gttGTTTTGTGATCTGCTGGACCCCGGGCCTGGTGTTGTTGATGTTGGATGGTCTGGGCTGTGAATCTTGCCAGGTGCTGCGTTATGAGAAGTACTGTCTGGTCCTGGCTGAGTGTAACTCCCTGGTCAACCCCATCATCTACAGCTTCAGAGACACGGACATGTTACAGACCTTCAAGCGGATCCTCTGCTGCCTGTGTCGCCGTGGCGACGCCGGCCGCAAAGACACGCTGTCCGGCATGCGCTGCAACACCCTGGAGCAAGAG agagaaagagacgttCTACATCGCCAAGACTTGAATGAGTCCGGTTGA